In the genome of Pontibacter actiniarum, the window ACACAGCACGTCCAGGTGTTGTGATCGGTAAAGGCGGTCAGGAAGTAGATAAGATCAAGGAAGAGCTGAAGAAGCTTACGAACAAAGATATCCAAATCAATATCTTTGAGATTAAGCGTCCGGAGCTTGATGCCAAACTGGTAGGCGAGTCTATCGCGCAGCAGTTACAGGCCCGTATCTCTTTCCGCCGTGCAATGAAGCAGGCAATTGCTTCTGCGCTGCGTGTAGGTGCTGAAGGTATCAAAGTACAGGTGTCAGGCCGCCTTGGTGGTGCTGAGATGGCTAGAACGGAACACTACAAAGAAGGTAGAACTCCGCTTCACACCCTGCGTGCAGACATCGACTACGCTCTTTCTGAAGCACAGACAGTGTATGGTAAACTGGGTATCAAAGTGTGGATCTTCAAAGGCGAGGTTTACGGTAAGAAAGACCTTACTCCGAACGCCGGCATGGAGAGCAGCAAAGGACCTGGTGCCGCTTCTGGCGACAGACGTGGTGGCGACCGCCGCAACAAAAAAGGTGCTGGTGAAGGTGCCCCTAAGCGTAAGCGTCGTCAATAATTAAGTGTTAACATTATAAGTTTTAGAAAATGTTACAGCCGAGAAGGACTAAATATAGAAAAATGCAGAAAGGCCGCGTGACTGGTCTGGCTCATAGAGGCAGCACCATCTCATTTGGTTCATTTGCAATAAAATCGCTGGAAGCATCATGGATTACGTCGCGCCAGATTGAGGCAGCCCGTATCGCCATGACAAGAGCGATGAAACGTGAGGGTCAAGTTTGGATCCGTATTTTCCCTGACAAACCTGTTACGAAGAAGCCTGCTGAGGTGCGTATGGGTAAGGGTAAAGGTTCTCCTGAATATTGGGTAGCAGTTGTTAAGCCAGGTACAATCATGTTTGAATCTGATGGTGTGCCTCTTGAAGTAGCAAAAGAGTCTTTGAGACTTGCTGCTCAGAAACTGCCAGTTAAAACAAAGTTTGTAGTACGTAGAGATTACGTTGAGAAATAAAATGAAAAATTCAGAGATAACAGCTTTATCTACTGCAGAATTGCAAGAGAAGCTCAACACTGAGAAGGCTAACATGCAGAACATGCGTTTTGCACATGCTATATCTCCACTGGAGAACCCAATGAAAATCCGCGAGACGAAGCGCCTTATTGCTCGATTGAATACTGAAATTCGTCGTCGTGAAATAGAAGCTAACTCTTAAGACTTATTAAGATCATGGAGAGAAACCTAAGAAAAGAAAGAAGCGGTAAGGTTGTTAGCAATAAGATGGACAAGTCCGTTACTGTGATGGTGGAAAGTAAAATGAAGCACCCAATGTACGGTAAGTTTGTTAACAAGTCTACCAAGTTCATGGCTCACGACGAAAACAACGAATGCAACATTGGTGACTTTGTTCGTATTCAGGAAACGCGTCCGCTCAGCAAGAACAAGAAATGGCGTTTAGTAGAAATTATAGAAAGGGCTAAATAAGATGATACAGCAGGAATCAAGACTAAGTGTAGCTGACAACAGCGGAGCGAAGGAAGTCCTTTGCATCCGTGTACTGGGCGGTACTGGTAAGAAGTATGCCTCTGTTGGTGACAGAATTGTAGTAACTGTTAAGTCTGCCCTTTCTTCTGGAAACGTTAAGAAAGGAACTGTTTCTAAAGCAGTTATTGTAAGAACAAAGAAAGAGGTGAGAAGAAAAGACGGATCTTATATCCGTTTTGACGATAATGCTGCCGTTCTTTTGAATGCCAACAACGAACCACGCGGTACGCGTATCTTTGGCCCGGTTGCACGTGAACTTCGTGAAAAGCAGTTCATGAAGATTGTTTCGTTAGCACCTGAAGTTCTTTAACCCCTAATTCAGATTAAGATGAATAAGAAAAAACTTCATGTAAAGACTGGCGATACAGTTAAAGTGATAGCCGGTGACGAGCGCGGAAAGACTGGCCGCGTAATCGCTGTAAACATTGAGAAGCAGAGAGTGACTATTGAAGGCCTTAACATGGTTACGAAGCACCAGAAACCTAGTGCTAGCAACCCACAGGGCGGTATCAACAAGGTAGAAGCTCCTATTCACGCTAGCAACGTTGCGCTTGTAGACCCTAAATCAGGAGAAGCAACCAAGACTGCTAGAAGAAAAAACAGCGAAGGTAAGACAGAGCGTTATTCTAAAAAGACAGGAGAAGTAATCTAAGATGGCAACTGCAAGATTAAAAGAGAAATATCATAACGAGGTAGTGCCTGCCTTGAAAGAGAAGTTCCAGTATAAGAACGTCATGCAGGTGCCAAAGATCACGAAGATCTCAATCAACAAGGGAATTGGCTCTGCCGTTTCCGACAAGAAATTGGTTGACATCGGCGTGGAGGAACTCACTACCATCACAGGACAGAAAGCTGTAGCTACAATCGCCAAGAAGTCGGTTTCGAACTTCAAACTGCGCGAAGGTATGCCTATCGGTGCTCGTGTTACCCTGCGTGGTGCGAAAATGTATGAGTTCCTGGATCGTCTTTTGACCGTGGCTCTGCCACGTGTTCGTGACTTCAGAGGTGTGAACGACAAAGGCTTTGACGGCCGTGGTAACTACACGCTGGGTGTTAAGGAGCAGATCATCTTCCCTGAGATCAGCATCGATAAGGTGAAAGCCATCTCAGGTATGGACATTACTTTTGTTACAACAGCTAAAACAGACGAAGAGAGCTACGAACTGCTGAAAGCATTCGGTATGCCATTCGCTAATAACAAGAAATAACCATGGCGAGAGAATCAGTAAAAGCTAGAGAGCTTAAGAGACAGAAGCTGGTTGCAAAATATGCTGCAAAAAGAGCTGAGTTAAAAGCCAAAGGAGACTACGAGGCGCTGGATAAGCTGCCTCGTAACGCTTCACCTGTAAGATTACATAACCGTTGCAAGCTCTCCGGAAGACCGAGAGGTTACATGAGAAAGTTTGGTATTTCTCGTGTCGTTTTCAGAGAACTGGCAGTTATGGGTAAAATTCCTGGTGTAACAAAGTCGAGCTGGTAATTTTTTCTTAACTCATTAAGAATCATAAAAAGATATTTGTATCTTTGCCCCTCGCTTAGATAAAGCATTCATTATTCAATTTATTCATAATGAACTCAGATCCAATAGCAGATTATTTAACTAGAGTGCGCAACGCCATCAAAGCGAGCCACAGAATAGTTGAAATACCATCTAGCAAGATAAAAAAAGAGATTACCAAAGTATTGTACGACAAAGGGTATATTCAAAGTTATAAATTTGATGACTCTAGTGTACAAGGTACAATTAAAATAGCTCTGAAGTACAACCCGAACACCAAGCAGTCTGCTATTGTGAAACTGGAGAGGGTAAGTAAGCCAGGGCTTCGTAAATACACTGGTAGCGAAAACCTGCCAAGAGTATTGAACGGCCTTGGTGTAGCTATCTTGTCTACATCTAAGGGTGTAATGACAGAGAAAGAAGCTAAGTCACTGAATGTAGGTGGCGAAGTGTTATGTTATGTATATTAATAGGAGGATAGACAATGTCACGTATAGGAAAATTGCCAATCACCCTGCCTAACAACACACAAGTTGCCATTGGTGATAACAATGTAGTAACAGTGAAAGGCCCTAAAGGCGAACTTTCTACTGCTATCGATAAGGACATGATTGTAAAGCAGGACGAAAACACTATTATTGTGGATCGCCCTACCGAGCAGAAGCGCCATAAAGCGATGCACGGTCTTTACAGATCTCTTATCAATAACATGGTTGTTGGTGTTAGCGAAGGCTACAAAGAGCAGCTGGAGCTAGTAGGCGTTGGTTACAAAGCAACTGTGCAAGGTAACGTCCTTGAGCTGTCTTTGGGTTACTCTCACAACATTTTCATGAGCTTGCCAGCCGAGGTTTCTGCTACAGCAGTTACTGAGAAAGGTAAGAACCCAATTGTGACACTTGAGAGCAACGATAAACAACTTATCGGTCAGGTTGCCGCAAAAATAAGATCGCTGCGTAAGGTAGAGCCTTATAAAGGTAAGGGTATCCGCTTCGTAGGTGAAGTAATCAGAAGAAAAGCTGGTAAGACAGCGTCTAAATAATCATCATCATGTCTACTAATAAAATAAGCAGAAGACTAAGAATAAAGAAGGGTATCAGAAATAAAATTTCTGGTACTTCTGAAAGGCCAAGGCTGACTGTATTCCGTAGCAACAAAGCTATTTATGTGCAGTTGGTTGATGATACTACTGGTGTGACACTAGCGGCTGCCTCTTCAGTTAAACTTGATGATGCAAAAGCGAATATCGAAGTAGCTGGTAAGGTTGGTAAAGCTATTGCCGAGCAGGCACTGGCAAAAGGAATCAACCAGGTTGTTTTCGATCGTAACGGTTACCTATATCACGGTAAAGTAAAATCATTGGCAGAAGGCGCTCGTGAAGCAGGCCTTAAATTCTAAAAATTATGTTGAAGAATAATATACGTAGCGTAAAGGCGAGCGAAATCGAACTCAAAGAGAAAGTCGTAGCCATTAACCGTGTAGCCAAGGTTGTAAAAGGTGGTAGAAGATTTAGCTTCGCCGCCATCGTGGTAGTAGGTGATGGAAATGGCGTTGTAGGTTACGGTCTTGGCAAAGCCAACGAGGTAACCGATGCAATCGCTAAAGGTATTGATGACGCAAAGAAAAACCTTGTAAAGGTACCTGTATACCATAACACTGTTCCTCATGCTATTGAGGGCAAATACTCTGGTGGTTTCGTACTTGTTAAGCCAGCTGCTCCAGGTACTGGAGTTATCGCCGGTGGTGCAATGCGTGCTGTTCTGGAGAGTGCCGGTATCAAAGACGTACTTTGCAAGTCAAAAGGATCTTCTAACCCACACAACGTGGTGAAGGCAACTTTTGACGCTCTTTCTAAAATGCGCGATCCTTTGGCAGTTGCTCAGCAACGTGGTGTTAATTTGCAGAAAGTATTCAACGGATAATTGAAATGGCTAAAGTAACTATCACTCAAGTTAAGAGCATTATCGACAAGCCTCAATCTCAGAAGCGTACTATTCAAGCTTTAGGATTAGGTAAGATAAGCAAATCAGTATCTGTTGAGTATACTCCTCAGATTGCTGGTATGGTAAAGAAAGTCCAGCATTTAGTAGAAGTAAAAGAACAATAATCATGTACTTACATTCTTTAAAACCTGCAGAAGGCTCTGTAAAAAACAGAAAGAGAATTGGTAGAGGTACTGGTTCAGGTAGAGGTGGTACTTCTACTCGTGGACATAAAGGTGCTAAATCCCGTTCTGGCTATTCGCAAAAGGCCGGCTTCGAAGGTGGTCAAATGCCACTGCAGAGACGTGTACCTAAGTATGGCTTTAAAAACATCAACCGTGTTGAATACAAAGCTATCAACTTAGATGTTATTCAGTCTCTAGCGGAGTCTACAAACGAAACTGTCATGAACTTTGATTTCTTCAAGGCGCACGGTTTAGTTTCTAAAAACGATAAAGTTAAGATTTTGGGCAGAGGAGAGGTTAGTAAGGCTGTTGAAGTGCACGCTCATGCTTTCTCGGGAACTGCGTCATCATCAATTGAAAAAGCAGGCGGTAAAACAGTTGCTCTCTAATCAATAGGTATGAAGAAGTTTATAACAACTATAAAGAACATTTTTGCTATAGAAGACCTAAGGGTGAGAATCCTTAACACCGTGTTTTTTATAGCTATTTTCAGATTAGGTTCTTATGTTGTTTTACCTGGCGTAGATCCTAACCGGCTACAAGCTAATACATCTGGTTTATTCGGTCTATTAGATACGTTCTTAGGTGGTGCATTTAGCAATGCATCCATCTTTGCGTTAGGTATTATGCCATATATATCGGCTTCTATCGTACTGCAACTGCTAACCATAGCTGTACCATATTTTCAAAAAATGCAGAAGGAGGGTGAATCTGGTAGAAAGAAAATCAACCAGATCACTCGCGTTCTGACAATTATTATCACACTGGCTCAGGCAGTAGGCTTTGTTGCGACCATTAACGCGGAGGCTATCGCTATCAACACCACGTTGTTCACCATCACGTCCATGATTGTGCTCACCTCGGGCACCATCTTCTGTATGTGGTTAGGAGAGAAAATAACGGATAAGGGGATTGGTAACGGTATTTCCATGCTTATCATGATCGGCATTGTGTCCAGGTTCCCTGGTGCGATCGTAGCCGAGTTCCTCTCTAAGCAGTTAAATGGAGCACTCCTATTTTTGTTTGAGCTGATTGTTCTGTTCTTTGTAGTAATGTCAGTGGTGATGCTGACGCAGGCGATACGCCGTATCCCTGTGCAGTATGCCAAGCAAGTAGGCACCAGCTCACTTTACAGTGGCCAGCGTCAGTTCATTCCTTTGAAAGTGAATGCGGCGGGTGTAATGCCTATCATTTTCGCGCAGTCACTGATGTTCCTGCCTTCGATGTTAGCCTCTATTTGGGCTGACTCTAGTGAAACAGCTAACTATATCGGTTCTACTTTCTCTGACTTCACGTCTTGGCAGTATAACCTGGTGTTCGGTTTGTTAATCCTGGTGTTCACGTATTTCTATACGGCCATCAGTGTGAACCCAAACCAGATCGCCGATGATTTGAAACGTAGTGGCGGGTTTGTCCCAGGTGTTAAGCCGGGGAGAGCTACTTCAGAGTACATTGATGCTATCTTGACAAGAATCACGCTCCCTGGAGCTATCTATCTTGCGCTTGTTGCCATCTTCCCGTCTATTGCCATGTTGCTTGGCGTAACCAGAGAGTTTTCACAATTCTTTGGCGGTACCTCCCTGATCATTATGGTTGGTGTTGTACTGGATACACTGCAGCAAGTTGAAAGTTACCTGTTGATGAGACACTATGACGGCATGATGAAATCTGGAAAGCTACGTGGCAGAACAGAAAACATAGCGATGGTATCTTAATCAATGGTATTTTATAAAACTGAAGAAGAAATTGAGCTAATTCGCCAAAGTGCTTTGATATTAGGCAAAGCACATGGCGAAATTGCTCGTCTTATAAAGCCTGGTGTTTCTACCTTAGCCTTAGACAAGGCAGCAGAGGAGTTCATTCAGGATCATGGCGGAAAGCCATCTTTCAAAGACTATAATGGTTTTCCCTACAGTCTGTGCATCTCTGTTAATTCAGTAGTAGTGCACGGATTTCCTAGTAACTACACATTGAACGATGGAGATGTAATTTCTGTTGACTGTGGAGTTTATAAGAACGGGTTTCACAGCGACTCTGCCTATACACATGCAGTAGGCAATGTAAAGCCTGAAGTGCAAAAGCTTCTCGATGTAACGAAGGAGTCTTTGTACAAGGGAATTGAGAAAGCTGTAGTAGGAAGTCGTTTGGGTGATGTAGGCTTCTCAATTCAGGAACATGCCGAAGCCGCTGGCTTTACTGTTGTTCGGGAGTTGGTTGGCCACGGAATCGGGCGAAGCCTGCATGAATCCCCTGAAGTGCCCAACTACGGAAAGCGCGGTCAGGGAGTTAAACTGCAGAATGGTTTGGTTATTGCAATTGAACCCATGGTAAATCTCGGTACGCGGCATATTGTACAGGAAGAGGACGGTTGGACCATCCGAACCAAAGACAACATGCCATCCGCTCATTTCGAGCATACAGTAGTTGTACGGAAGGACAAAGCTGAGATTTTAACAACTTTTGAATATATAGAACAAGCTAAAAATTCATAAATGGCAAAACAGTCGTCCATAGAGCAAGACGGAACTATTGTAGAGGCTTTATCAAACGCCATGTTTCGAGTTGAGCTTGAGAATGGTCATCAGGTAGTGGCTCACATCTCAGGTAAAATGCGTATGAATTACATTAAAATTTTACCAGGCGACAGAGTAAAGTTGGAGATGTCTCCCTATGACCTTACCAAAGGCAGAATTGTTTACCGATATAAATAAATCCATGAAAGTTAAAGCATCAGTAAAAAAGAGAAGTGCTGAATGTAAAGTGATCCGCCGCAAGGGGAAGCTTTATGTTATCAACAAAAAGAATCCAAGATATAAACAAAGACAAGGTTAATTTATTTTTATGGCTAGAATAGCAGGAGTAGATATTCCGGATAACAAGAGAGGTGAAATCGCACTGACATACATTTATGGTATCGGTCGCAGCCTTTCTAAGCAGATTTTGAGCAAAGCCGGGGTGGATCTTGACAAAAAGGTAAAAGACTGGACTGAGGATGAAGCCGGTGAAATTAGAAATGTGATTGCTGCAGAAATCAAAACCGAAGGTGTTTTGCGTTCTGAGGTTCAGCTGCACATTAAGCGTCTTCTCGACATTGGTTGCTACCGTGGTTTAAGACACCGTAAAGGCTTGCCAGTACGTGGTCAGCGTACCAAAAACAACTCTCGCACGAGAAAAGGTAAGCGTAAGACAGTTGCAAACAAGAAGAAGGCTTCTAAATAATCATTAGATCATGGCTCAGAAAAGAAAAGATAAAGCTAAAAAGCGTGTAGTAGTTGTTGAACCTACTGGCCAAGTACACATCAAAGCTTCTTTCAACAACATTATTATATCAGTAACCAATAACGCAGGTCAAGTAATCTCTTGGGCTTCTGCTGGTAAAATGGGCTTTAAGGGTTCTAAGAAGAACACTCCTTATGCTGCACAAATGGCTGCTTCAGACTGCGCTAAGGTTGCTTATGACCTTGGCATGCGCAAAGCAGAGGTTTTTGTTAAAGGTCCTGGTGCAGGTAGAGAGTCTGCCATCCGTACGGTACAGAACACTGGTATTGAAGTAACGACGATTAAAGATGTTACGCCGTTACCGCACAACGGTTGCCGTCCACCAAAACGCAGAAGAGTTTAATTTCTAAAAAGAGAAGTAAAAATGGCAAGATATACTGGTCCTAAGAGTAAAATCTCAAGACGTTTCAATGAGGAGATTTTTGGCCCAAGCAAGGCGCTGAAAAAGAAAAGCTATCCTCCAGGGCAGCACGGTCGTGGCCGCCGCAAGAAATTGTCTGAATACGCTATTCAGCTTGCTGAAAAGCAAAAAGCTAAATATATATACGGCGTTCTGGAGAAGCAGTTCGCTAATCTTTTCGAAAAAGCGCACAGAAGAGGTGGCATCACAGGTGAAAACCTTTTGGCCCTTCTGGAGTCCAGACTGGACAACACTGTGTACCGTTTAGGTATTGCTCCAACAAGAAGAGCTGCTCGTCAGCTGGTGTTGCACAAGCATATCCTGGTTAACGGTGAGGTTGTGAACATCGCCTCTTACTCTTTGAAAGTAGGTGATGTTGTAGCTGTACGTGAGAAGTCTAAATCACTTGAGGCGATCACGACTAGCTTAACTGTTCGCAATGCACGTCAGTTTGGCTGGTTAGAGTGGGATGCTAACGAGATGGCTGGTAAGTTTATCGCTACTCCTGAGAGAGAGCAAATACCTGAGAAGATTCAGGAGCAGCTGATCGTCGAGCTTTACTCTAAGTAAGCAGCTTAATCAATTTATAACCTTTAACACTGCAAGTATGTCAATATTAGCATTTCAAATGCCAGAGAAAGTTGTAATGGAAAAAGCCGACGACTTTCATGGTTTATTTGAATTCAAGCCGCTTGAAAAAGGTTACGGGGTAACCATTGGTAATGCGCTGCGCAGAATCCTTCTTTCTTCTTTAGAGGGATACGCCATTACCAGCATTCGCATAGGTGGTGTATTGCATGAGTTCTCGTCTGTTGAAGGAGTGGTTGAGGATGTATCTGATGTGATCCTGAACCTGAAGATGGCTCGCTTTAAGAAGATTAGCGAAGTTGTAGACGAAAAAATCACTGTTTCTATCAGTGGTCAGGATACTTTCAAAGCTGGTGATATCAATAACTTCACTTCGAGCTTCGAGGTGCTGAACCCAGAGCTGGTAATTTGCCACCTGGACCCAAGCATCAACTTCGAAATCGAGATGACGATTCAGAAAGGCCGCGGTTACGTGCCTGCTGAAGAGAATAAGCCACTGGATCAGGTATTCGGACAGATTTTTATCGACGCCATCTACACGCCTATCAAAAACGTGAAGTTTAGTGTTGAGAACACCCGTGTGGAGCAAAAAACCGACTACGAGAAACTTGTTCTTGACATACAGACAGACGGCTCTATTCATCCTGAGGATGCTTTGAAGGGTGCTGCTAACATCCTGATACAGCACTTCATGCTGTTCTCCGACAATACAATGACTTTCGAAACAGCCAAGCCTGAAGAGGAGGAGGCTGTGGACGAAGAACTTCTTCACATGCGCAAGGTCCTGAAGACGCCTCTACAGGATATGGACCTTTCGGTTCGTGCGTACAACTGCCTTAAGGCTGCCGACATCAAAACGCTCGGTGACCTGGTGCAGCTGGACATCGCCGACATGATGAAGTTCAGAAACTTCGGTAAGAAGTCGTTGACTGAGTTAGAGAACCTAGTTCAGGAGAAAGGTTTGACTTTCGGTATGGACCTTTCTAAGTATAAATTAGAGGAAGATTAATTTTAATCCTACGGCATAATTCCCGATCCCTTCACTGGTTGATCGACGGTATGCACGTGCACAATCAATATAATGAGACACGGTAAAAAAATCAATCACTTAGGAAGAACTGCTTCACACCGTAAGGCAATGCTGTCTAACATGGCATCATCCCTTATTCTGCACAAGCGTCTTTCTACAACAGTGGCCAAGGCTAAAGCACTTCGTAAGTACGTAGAGCCTTTGCTAACAAAATCAAAGAGCGACACAACGCACTCTAGAAGAACAGTTTTTGCTTATCTTCAGAACAAAGAGTCTGTTAAGGAGCTTTTTGACGAAGTATCTGTTAAAATCGCTAACAGACCAGGTGGTTACACTCGTATCCTGAAGACTGGCTACAGACTGGGTGACAACGCAGAAATGTGTGTGATCGAACTGGTAGACTACAACGAGGATATGCTGGCTACAACTGGTACTGCTGCTGCTGGTGCGAAGAAAACGCGTCGCCGTGGTGGTAAGAAGAAAGCTGAGGACACTGCTGCTGAAACTACAACAGCAACAGAGGCTACTGAAGCTCCTGCTGAGTCTAACGATTCTAACGAAGAGACGAAAAATGCTGAATAAGCTTTGTCTTTAAATATTTTAAAGGGACATGACGTAAGTCGTGTCCCTTTTTTTATGTTTGTAATAAATCTTTATCATGAAAAAACATACATCCTCTGAAGCAATCCTTCTTCTGGAAGACGGAACCGTGTATAAGGGAAAAAGCTTGGGCCGCATCGGTACTTCGGGTGGTGAGCTTTGCTTTAACACTGGTATGACCGGTTACCAGGAAATCTTTACCGACCCTTCCTACTATGGGCAGCTGGTGGTTACCACCGTGTCTCATGTCGGCAACTACGGTGTGCAGCACCAGGAAGTGGAGTCTGGCAAAGTACAGATCAGCGGGCTGGTCTGTAAAGAGTTCTCTCACCATTTTTCCCGCAAAACGGCTGAAGGCTCGCTGCAGGATTACTTTGAGAAAGCGGGCGTAGTCGGCATCTGCGAAATCGACACCCGTGCCCTGGTGCGCCATATCCGTGATAAGGGCGCCATGAATGCGATTGTCTCTTCTGAAATAACAGATGTGGAGCAACTGCGTAAAATGCTAGCTGAAGTGCCATCGATGGACGGCCTGGAGCTGTCTTCGCACGTAAGCACGCCGGATGAGTACCACTTAAAGCCTGAAGAGGTGAAGTTCAGAGTGGCGGTACTTGACCTGGGAGTGAAGAGAAACAGCCTGAACAACTTTATGCAGCGCGGCTGCGAGGTGAAGGTGTTCCCTTATAACACTCCCTTTGAAGAAATGGAGAAATGGAATCCGGACGGGTATTTCATCTCGAATGGCCCGGGAGACCCTGCTGCTACCAAACATGCTGTGCAAAGCGTGAAGCAGATACTGGAGCGAGACAGACCTATGTTTGGTATTTGCATGGGCCACCAGATTCTGGCGCAGGCAAACGGCATTGCAACCTATAAGATGCATAACGGGCACAGGGGCCTTAACCAGCCCGTGAAGAACCTGCTGACGGGCAAGAGCGAAATAACAAGCCAGAACCACGGTTTCGTTGTGGATGCGGAGCAGCTCAAGAATCACCCGGATGTAGAGATTACCCATATCAACCTGAACGATAATACGGTAGAAGGCATGCGGATGCGCACCAAACCGGCCTTCTCCGTGCAGTACCACCCGGAGTCTTCTCCAGGGCCACACGACTCCACGTACTTGTTCGATGAGTTTGTGGCGCTGTTAGAAAAGAGTAAAAACAAAGTATAACTATAGTTAAACTAGAAAACCAATGAGCATTATCACTGACATTAAAGCCAGACAGATATTCGATTCCAGAGGCAATCCTACTGTTGAAGTTGATGTAACCACAGAAAGCGGCATTATGGGCCGTGCTGCTGTACCGTCTGGTGCCTCTACAGGAGTGCACGAAGCGGTGGAGCTTCGTGACAACGACAAGAGCCGCTTTATGGGCAAGGGCGTTCAGCAGGCTGTTAAAAACGTAAACGAGAAGATTGCTGAGGAACTAGTTGGTTTCCCTGTGTTTGACCAGAACCTGCTTGACAAGATCATGATTGAGCTGGACGGCACACCGAACAAAGGCAACTTGGGAGCGAACGCCATACTTGGTGTTTCCCTGGCCATTGCACGTGCCGCCGCGCAGGAGCTGAACATGCCGCTGTACCGCTACGTGGGTGGCGTAAACGCCAACACGCTGCCAGTTCCCATGATGAACATCCTGAACGGGGGTAGCCACGCGGATAACGCCATCGACTTCCAGGAGTTCATGATCATGCCGGTAGGCGCTCCTTCATTCTCAGAGGCGCTTCGTATGGGCTCGGAGGTATTCCACAACCTGAAGAACGTACTCAA includes:
- the rpmJ gene encoding 50S ribosomal protein L36, whose protein sequence is MKVKASVKKRSAECKVIRRKGKLYVINKKNPRYKQRQG
- the infA gene encoding translation initiation factor IF-1 — protein: MAKQSSIEQDGTIVEALSNAMFRVELENGHQVVAHISGKMRMNYIKILPGDRVKLEMSPYDLTKGRIVYRYK
- the carA gene encoding glutamine-hydrolyzing carbamoyl-phosphate synthase small subunit, which translates into the protein MKKHTSSEAILLLEDGTVYKGKSLGRIGTSGGELCFNTGMTGYQEIFTDPSYYGQLVVTTVSHVGNYGVQHQEVESGKVQISGLVCKEFSHHFSRKTAEGSLQDYFEKAGVVGICEIDTRALVRHIRDKGAMNAIVSSEITDVEQLRKMLAEVPSMDGLELSSHVSTPDEYHLKPEEVKFRVAVLDLGVKRNSLNNFMQRGCEVKVFPYNTPFEEMEKWNPDGYFISNGPGDPAATKHAVQSVKQILERDRPMFGICMGHQILAQANGIATYKMHNGHRGLNQPVKNLLTGKSEITSQNHGFVVDAEQLKNHPDVEITHINLNDNTVEGMRMRTKPAFSVQYHPESSPGPHDSTYLFDEFVALLEKSKNKV
- the rpsM gene encoding 30S ribosomal protein S13; protein product: MARIAGVDIPDNKRGEIALTYIYGIGRSLSKQILSKAGVDLDKKVKDWTEDEAGEIRNVIAAEIKTEGVLRSEVQLHIKRLLDIGCYRGLRHRKGLPVRGQRTKNNSRTRKGKRKTVANKKKASK
- a CDS encoding DNA-directed RNA polymerase subunit alpha produces the protein MSILAFQMPEKVVMEKADDFHGLFEFKPLEKGYGVTIGNALRRILLSSLEGYAITSIRIGGVLHEFSSVEGVVEDVSDVILNLKMARFKKISEVVDEKITVSISGQDTFKAGDINNFTSSFEVLNPELVICHLDPSINFEIEMTIQKGRGYVPAEENKPLDQVFGQIFIDAIYTPIKNVKFSVENTRVEQKTDYEKLVLDIQTDGSIHPEDALKGAANILIQHFMLFSDNTMTFETAKPEEEEAVDEELLHMRKVLKTPLQDMDLSVRAYNCLKAADIKTLGDLVQLDIADMMKFRNFGKKSLTELENLVQEKGLTFGMDLSKYKLEED
- the rplQ gene encoding 50S ribosomal protein L17 — its product is MRHGKKINHLGRTASHRKAMLSNMASSLILHKRLSTTVAKAKALRKYVEPLLTKSKSDTTHSRRTVFAYLQNKESVKELFDEVSVKIANRPGGYTRILKTGYRLGDNAEMCVIELVDYNEDMLATTGTAAAGAKKTRRRGGKKKAEDTAAETTTATEATEAPAESNDSNEETKNAE
- the rpsK gene encoding 30S ribosomal protein S11, coding for MAQKRKDKAKKRVVVVEPTGQVHIKASFNNIIISVTNNAGQVISWASAGKMGFKGSKKNTPYAAQMAASDCAKVAYDLGMRKAEVFVKGPGAGRESAIRTVQNTGIEVTTIKDVTPLPHNGCRPPKRRRV
- the rpsD gene encoding 30S ribosomal protein S4, translating into MARYTGPKSKISRRFNEEIFGPSKALKKKSYPPGQHGRGRRKKLSEYAIQLAEKQKAKYIYGVLEKQFANLFEKAHRRGGITGENLLALLESRLDNTVYRLGIAPTRRAARQLVLHKHILVNGEVVNIASYSLKVGDVVAVREKSKSLEAITTSLTVRNARQFGWLEWDANEMAGKFIATPEREQIPEKIQEQLIVELYSK
- the secY gene encoding preprotein translocase subunit SecY produces the protein MKKFITTIKNIFAIEDLRVRILNTVFFIAIFRLGSYVVLPGVDPNRLQANTSGLFGLLDTFLGGAFSNASIFALGIMPYISASIVLQLLTIAVPYFQKMQKEGESGRKKINQITRVLTIIITLAQAVGFVATINAEAIAINTTLFTITSMIVLTSGTIFCMWLGEKITDKGIGNGISMLIMIGIVSRFPGAIVAEFLSKQLNGALLFLFELIVLFFVVMSVVMLTQAIRRIPVQYAKQVGTSSLYSGQRQFIPLKVNAAGVMPIIFAQSLMFLPSMLASIWADSSETANYIGSTFSDFTSWQYNLVFGLLILVFTYFYTAISVNPNQIADDLKRSGGFVPGVKPGRATSEYIDAILTRITLPGAIYLALVAIFPSIAMLLGVTREFSQFFGGTSLIIMVGVVLDTLQQVESYLLMRHYDGMMKSGKLRGRTENIAMVS
- the map gene encoding type I methionyl aminopeptidase, which encodes MVFYKTEEEIELIRQSALILGKAHGEIARLIKPGVSTLALDKAAEEFIQDHGGKPSFKDYNGFPYSLCISVNSVVVHGFPSNYTLNDGDVISVDCGVYKNGFHSDSAYTHAVGNVKPEVQKLLDVTKESLYKGIEKAVVGSRLGDVGFSIQEHAEAAGFTVVRELVGHGIGRSLHESPEVPNYGKRGQGVKLQNGLVIAIEPMVNLGTRHIVQEEDGWTIRTKDNMPSAHFEHTVVVRKDKAEILTTFEYIEQAKNS